The DNA region AGATCAGATCGATGCTGCTtctgaacataaaaaagcagaGAAACCCCAGGATCATGAGTTCAAAAAAGGTGGCGGAAAGGATCACCACGCTGAACATCACGATGATCATGGTGAAAAGGGTCATAAAGGTTATAAGGGACATCATCACCATGAAGAGGGTAAAAAAGGACATCATGACAAAGAAGAACATAAGGGAGAATATGATGATCATGgaaaacatgaaaaaaaacatcacCATGAAGATGGACATTATGATGAACACCATAAGGGCGAAAAGGGGGAAAAAGGACATAAATATGCAGAAAAAGGACATTACAATAAAGGACATTCAACAAAAGGCCACCATGAAATCCATAAACTAGATGAATTCAAAAAAGACAAGCACTTCTTTGATGAAGATGGAGATTCTGGACACGAGGAAAAACACGGAGGCTTCCACGAGGAACATGGTCACAAAAAGGGTGGAAAATACCATAAGGGCCATCATCACGGCGACCACCACGAGCATGAACATGGGGAAAAGGGCCATCACGAAAAGGGCGGGAGTCACCATGTGCATAAAGGCCATAAGGAATCCGCAGGACACGATGAACATCATCATCACCATGGTGATCACGCTAAGAAAGGAGGCAATGAACATCATAAGAAGTGGGGATATAAGAAAGGTCACTAGACCGCTAAATCAAAGCGAAACAATTAGCGATTTTACAAGGCTTGCTGCTCTCAATATTAACATCTGGTcaactatttatttagtaaagatagttatttaaatgttattttatttaaaaaaatataattgttgaatataaaaaaataatcattcgtttttgtttcattatggCGTATAAAAAAAAGACGTAATTTTaagacatattatttattttagttataggaatcataaaattataaacttaaaatggCATAAGTCTATGACATATAATAAACTCatcttataaatttttacagcgaatttttttttacactaGGTGAAACATTTATTCGTTTCTTTCATGGTAATATGAGTATCTCTTTCTTTAATTGCATACTCGAAAAATGTTCAATTTGTTTGAGGGCGTAATCTACTGATAACGCTTCTACACTAATTAACGGGCAAATGTGGGGCTTACTAGTGTCACACCTCACACTAGATTTATTGCTCTATGCGACATACTT from Pieris brassicae chromosome 2, ilPieBrab1.1, whole genome shotgun sequence includes:
- the LOC123720712 gene encoding histidine-rich glycoprotein-like; translated protein: MRSLILLGLLLFYVAYIDARRLKSLKKDVIYDKDKDQIDAASEHKKAEKPQDHEFKKGGGKDHHAEHHDDHGEKGHKGYKGHHHHEEGKKGHHDKEEHKGEYDDHGKHEKKHHHEDGHYDEHHKGEKGEKGHKYAEKGHYNKGHSTKGHHEIHKLDEFKKDKHFFDEDGDSGHEEKHGGFHEEHGHKKGGKYHKGHHHGDHHEHEHGEKGHHEKGGSHHVHKGHKESAGHDEHHHHHGDHAKKGGNEHHKKWGYKKGH